The Stenotrophomonas maltophilia sequence GGTCAAGCCCGGCATGGCGGTGACCATGGACTTCCGCCAGGATCGCGTGACCGTGCAGGTGGATGCGCAGAACCGTATCGAGCGCGCCAGCTGCGGTTGATCGCCCCAGGGTAGTGCCGGCCGCTGGCCGGCACCCCACATTGCCGGCCCGCGGCCGGCACTACCGATCAGAGGCGCTCGGCCTTGCCACTGGCCAGTGCGCGCGCGATCACCTGCTGTGCCTGCTGCGATGCCTGCGCATGCACACGCGCCTGGCGCTCGCCCAACGCGGCCTGCTGGCTGCCCAGTGCCGCCTGACGGCTGGCCAGTTCAGACTGCTGGCTGGCCAGGCGCTGCATGTCACGGGTGCGGCCGGATTGCGCGGCCTCGCTGCGGGCTTCCTGCATCGCACGACGTGCCTCGGCGGCAGCCTCGCGTGCAGCCTCTCGCGCAACGGCCACATCGCGGGTCGCACCGCGCGCTGCCTTCGCCGCTTCCGCAGCCGCCTCACGGTTGATGTCATGGGCGGCCATCGCATTGCGTGCTGCCTCGGCGGCGGCCAGTGCGATGCGGCGCGCCTCTTCACCCTGCAGACGCCCCATCTCACCCATCTGCTTGCCGAGGTCGCTCTGCTGGCGGCCCAGCGCACTCTGCTGGCGGCCCAGTTCGCTCTGCTGGCGACCGAGGTCCGCCGCACCGGCATAGGCGCGCTGCAGCGACTGGATCAACATCGGGTCGCGCACCACGTAACGCTTGTCACCCTGACGGAACCACAGTGCGGGGCCCTTGCCGAGCTGCCTGCGGGCCACCGTCACGTCGTCCATGCCTCCGTTGGCGAAGGTCGAATCACCATCGACCAGCACGAAGGCCTCCCGGGGCGACTTGCCCAGATCGAGGCGACCGTAGGTCGTGATGGAGGTCGTGGTGGTCGTGCCGTCATGGTCCTCATCCATGCCAGCGGCATCGTCGACGTAGGCCACGTCGGCATCGTCAGGACCGGACGGTTCTTCCATATCGGCTGGTTCGGCGGGCGGTGCGGGAGCCACCGGCACGGCCGGAACGCGCGCGGCCGAGGGCGGTGCGGGCGGTGCTTCCGGGGCCTTCGGCGGCGGCGGCACCACGGCCTTCGGGGCGGCCGGTGGTGCGGGCGGAGCCGGCGGCACTGGCGCTGCGACCAGTCGCATCGGCGCCACGCCCACCACCACCACCACAGCGGTCAGCGCCATCGCCAGGATGCGCGGGCAGGACCGGTGCGACTGCAGCGAGAGCAGGCGACGCTTGAGACTGGTGGTGCTCGGTGCGGCGCTGGCCACGCCCAGATGCGGCTGCGGGGCCACGCCCAGCTGCAGCAACAGGCGGCCATAGGCCTGGCGGCTGGCGCCGTGCTGGCCGACCACCGCCGCATCCACGGCTTCCTCGCGGGCCTGGGCGTATTCGCGCACCGACAGGCGCAACAGCGGGTGGAAGAAGAACAGGTGCTGGGCCAGTGCGGGCAGCAGGCCCCATTGCAGGTCACGCCGCTGCAGGTGCTGCAGTTCGTGGGTCAGTGCGAGGTCCAGCGCGTCACCCTGCAGGGCATTGTCGCCGGCCGGCAGCAGCAGCACCGGGCGGAACGGCCCGACCAGCTGCGGCGAGTCCACCTGCGTGCTCATCCAAAGCCGCGGTGCAGGGCGCACGCCGTGCGCATCGGAGGCCAGCTGCAGGGCCTGCACCAGCGCCTCGTCCTCGCAGGGATAGGCGGCGGCCAGCAGCGCGCGGCAACGGCGCCACTCACCGAAGGTTCGCACGGCCATCAGCAGCACGCCGGACGCCCACAGCGCGGCCAGTGCAACGGCCCACCACGCCACCGACGGCACGTCCGCTGCAGGCATCGGCATCGTCGCCAGCAGCTGCGCCGAGGCCTCCGGCGCCAGCGGATAGACCAGATCGGCGGCAACGTCGGTGGCGGTCATCGCCACGGCCTGGGGGGCCGGCAGCCAGGCCAACTGCAACGGCTGGCTCCAGAACAGGCCGAGCACGGCCTGCAGCGACACCAGCCACCACAGGCGGCAGCGGGTAGCCGCCGACAGCGACGGCAGCGCGCGGCACAGGCCGTATACCAGGGCCACCAGCAGCACGGTCTGCAGGCTGGTCCAGCCCAGCCGTTCCAACATCGGGATCAGCATCGTGGTGTCCATGGCTCAGCCCTCGTGGCGACGCGATTGGAGTTGGGCGACCAGCGCTTCCAGCTCGGCCAGCTCGTTGTCGCTGACCTGCTGGCGCTGCGACAGGTAGGCCACGAACGGCGACACCGAGCCCTGCAGGGTGTTGTCGACAAACTGGGCCACGGCACCCTGCAGCACGCTCTGCGGGCCACGGGTGGCCTGGTAGCGGTAGACGCCGTCCTGCTGCTGGCGCTGAAGATACCCCTTCGCCCGCAGCCGCTCCATCATCGTCAGCACGGTGGAACGGGCCAGGCCACGGGCCTCCCCGTAGCCATTGGCGACTTCGCCGACGCTGGCCGGCGCATGTTCATCGATGTACTGCAGCAGGGCCAGCTCCTGGTCCCCGATCGTCTTGCCACGCATGACACCACTCCCTTGACTACACGTGTCGCCACTGTCTGCGTGACGACAACTGTAGTCAACCCCCCGGAAGTCATGGGCCGACGAACGGTAGGGCGGTGGTCGCCTCCCTCAGTACTCCACCCGGTACCCGATCGAGAAGGTCCGCCCCGCCGCCGGCAGGCTGGACATCTTTCCGTAGGTCGCCTCGGCCTGCTGGCCATAGACCGTGCGGTAGTCACGATCGGCCAGGTTGTAGACGCCCACGCTGAAACGACCTCCGGCCAGCGGTACTTCGCCGATCAGGTCGAACACCGCATAGCCGTGGATCTTCGCGGCCGGGGTTGCGCGGATGCTCGGGCTGATCGCAGCAGCCGGTGCATCACGCCAGGCGCGATCGGTCCCACCGACGACCTGCCCCTGCAGTCGCAGCAGGCTGTCGTTGGCGAAGCGCCACTGCCCATGCATACCCGCCTTCAAGGGTGAAACGCGGAACGCATTGAGCTCACGCCAGCGTCCGGCAGCGTCGCGGTACTGGCCACGGGTGCTGGCAAGGCTGGCGCCCAGCTCCAGCGGTGCGGTCGGCGTGTAACGCAGGTTGGCCTCCACGCCCCACACCCGCTCGTCGGTGTCGGCCACCGACACGCTGTAGTCGCGGTTGAACTGCACGGTCTTGTCCGAGCGGTTGTAGAACGCGGTCACTGCGCTCTGCAGCAATGCATCGCTGCGGCGCCAGCCCAGCTCGTAGCTGTCGACCTTGATCGGGCCGATATTGCGGCTGTCGATGACGAAGGTTGCCGGTACATCGCGCAGCATGCGCTGGGTGTCGGGCAGGCTGAAGCCCTGCGAGACGTTGGCGAACAGCTGTTGCGATGCATCCAGCCGGTACACCACGCCGGCATTGAACAGGGTCTGCGAGTGGCGCACGCGGCCACCCTGCAGCAAGCGCGGCTGGTACCCGGCAACGGCATCGGCGGTGATCGCTTCGGTGTAGGGAAGCGAGTCTTCTACGCGGTTGCGCAGGATCTGGTGGCGCACGCCGGCCTGCACGCTGAAGCGCTCACCCAGCGAATGATCGGCCTGCAGGAACAGGCCGGTGGTATCCACGCGCACGTCCGGCCCCATCGCGTACTGCGCGGTGGGCTGGTAGTCGAGACCATTGCTGGCGATGAAGCGGTTGATGTCATACATCTGCCCGCGCTGGCGATCCTGCTCGCGTTCATGGTCCACGCCATACGACAGCTGCAGGCTGCGGCCACCGACCTGGAAATCCTTGTGCAGCGCGCTGCGCAGGCCCCAGACATCAATGTCGGTGTTGGACTGCATCGCCACATAGGCGAAGCCACCACGCAGCGCCGGGTGCACCAGGGTCGACACCGACGGGAACCAGCGCCCCTGCTCGTTGCGGTAATAGGCTTCCACGCTCAGTTCCTGCCCACCCGGCAGGTCGCGGTTGCGATACTGCACATTCACTCCCTGGTGCCGGGTCCGCGGCTGCGCCTCCAGCTGCAGGCCGGGCAGCGCCTGGTGGTTGGGCGTGAATGCAGGGTTGAACAGCGCGGCCAGGCGCGGGCCATAGTCGGGGCCATGATCACTGTCCTGCTGATCGTCGAACCAGCGTACGCCGACGCTCAACCGCTGGCTGTCCGTCGGGGTCCAGTCCAGGCGTGCATTGAGTTCGCGGGTCTCGGTGTCCTGCCGATCGGTCTGCGCGATCTCCGGGCCGATGCGGCGGCCATGCGCATCCAGCGATGCGCCCTGCCGGCCATAGGCGAAGCCGAACGCGCCACTGAACTGATCGCCGCGCACGGTCATGGTCTGCGCGGCGTTCCAGGCCAGCGTGTCACTGGACAGATGCGAGGGACTGCGCAGGCCGAACTGGCTGGCCAGCTGCACCGGCTGCTCGCCGGGCTGCAGGGTGATGATGTTGATGATGCCGCCACTGGCACCGGCGCCATACAGCGCGGTGGCGCCGGAGATCACCTCGATGCGCTCGATCATGGTCGGCGAGATGCTGTTGAGCTGGCGCGACCCATCGCGTGCGCCGGTCAACGGCACGCCATCGATCATCACCTGCACGCTGCGGCCACGCATGGTCATGCCGTAGTTGCTGGTGGTACCGCTGGCCGGCGCCAGCGACGGCACCAGCTGGCCGAGGATGTCGGCGGTGCTGCGCCCGGCGGTGATCTGCTGGGCAATCTGTTCGTGCTCGATGGCATACACGGTGCCGGCGATCTCAGCCACGCTGCGTGCGCCTCGCACGGCGGTGACACTCACCGCATCCAGTTGCCGGGTGCCGGCCGTAGCAGACGCATTCTGCGCCGCCAGCTGGCCACTGATGGCCATCGCCAGCACAGCCAGCGGAAGGGTTGCTGCGGTATGCCGCATGGTGTCCTCGTTGCGTATCAGGGGGAGTTCGTGGGTGCTGCGAAGCGGCGCATCAGCGGCCGGCACAACAGCAGTCCAAGCGCCGAAACCGTGGCCAGCGCGATGTAGTAGGTGGGGTAGCCCATGCCCTTGGCGAGGAAGCCGGACAATGCGCCGCCGATGAAATTGACCAGCAGCTCGAAGCACACCAGCAGGGTGAAGTCGGTGCCGGCCTGCGCACGCGAGCTGACCCGCATGAACAAGGCATACAGGCTGGTCATCGCCACATAGCGCAGCGCCAGAAGAGCGATCACCAGCGCGCCCAGGCCAAGCCGCGAGGTCGCAAGCGCGCCGCTGTACAGCATCAATGCCAGCAGCACGTACAGCGCCGTGCGCCACCAGCCGGCATGCATCAACAGCTGCTCGGCCCGGTGCTGCTTTAGCAGCCAGGCTGCGCCCACGGCTGCCAGCATGCCGGTGCCGGCACCGCCCACCGAGATCAGCAACCCGATCTCGGTCAGGCTGAACTGCTGGTCGACCAGCAGCGGGTTGATCATCGCCATGGCCGGCGCTTCCACCAACCGGTAAAGCACGATCAGCAGCAGCGCCCAGCGCAGTTCGCGACGGCGCAGCGCGCGCAGGATGCTCGGCCGCGGCGCGTCGGGCCTGGCCGGCGTTTCATTGATCTGCTGCACTGCCAGCAGGGTCAGTGCGCTCATCGCGGCCAGGCTCAGCAGGGCCACGCTCCAGCCGCGGGTTTCATACAGCCACAGCACGCCGGCGCCACCAATCATGCTGCCCAGGGCCACGCCCACGCTCTGCGCCATGCTGCCCAACCGGTGCTCGGCCGGCGCCAGCGCCTCCACGGTGTAGCCGTCGATGGCGATGTCCTGGGTGGCGGCAATGCTCGAGATCCACATGCCGACCAGCACGAACACGACCAGGCCATGATCCAGGCCAGTGAACGCCAGCACCAGGATGCCGGCCAGCAGCAACAGTTGCGTCAGCCACAGCCAGCTGCGGCGGCGGCCGAGGGCGGGCAGGTGCCAACGGTCCACCAGCGGTGCCCACAGGAACTTCAGCGCCCACGGCAGGTACAGCAGCGACAGCATGCCGATCCAGCGCAGGTCCACGCCCTGGCTGCGCAGGATGGCGGGCACCGCCACGTTGTAGAAATACAGGGGCAGCGCGTGCGCCATGTACAGCGCGACAATCACCCCCAGGCCGAATGGCGAAGCGGCGGCGCGCTCAGTGCGCATCGGCCTGCTCCAGGTGCTCGCCAATCCAGCGCATGCCCGCGCCGGCATCGGCGGTGACGAAGTAAGGCACGGCCCAGGCCGCGTGCAGCGCCGGGGTGTCCAGCCGCTGCCGCTCGGCGGCATCGCTGGCGATGCGTACCAGGCCCCGGCAGTACTGCCGGAAGGCGGCCTTGTACTGCTTGTACCAGACCGCCTGCAGGGCACGGTAATCGTCGCAGAAGGTGGCACCGGGCGCGGTGCTGGCAATGAAGTAGAAGGGACGGTGGGCCTCGATCAGCGCCTGCACGCGGTCCAGCCAGTACCGGATCTGGTCCGCATCCACCGCGCCATGGAAGACGGCACGCAGCACCACCGCCTCGTTGATCACCAGACCCATTGCCATCGACCTTCTTGCTGAACAGGGGAAAGGGGCAGTGGCCCAGCCCCGCAAATGAGAATAATTTGCAATACGATTGCAAGTTTAGGCGCGACGAAAGAAAATTTAGGCACGACAGCATTCGTGGGTGCCTTGCATGCAGGTCTATTCCTGCGCCGAACTGATGAGCGCCGCCCACGCGCTGGGCGGCCGGGTCGACTTTGAATCGGGCCTTCCCGATGCGCTGCCGGTGCTGGCCGGCTGGCAGCAGGTGCAGTCGATGGACAGCGGTCTGGTGCTCTATCTCAGCCGCAGCCAGGACATGGTCGGCGGCCGCAGCCAGAACTGCCTGCCTGCGGGGCTCACCGCCAGTTTCCTGCTGCAGGGACAGGCCGAAGTGGTCATCGCCAACCAGCGCCTGCAGATGGACAGCCGCCGGGCCGGGAGCCCGGCGATGCTGGTCCACCTTCGCGAGGAGGAAGCGTTCCAGCGCCACTGGCAGGCGGGTCGTGAGGAAACCAAGGTCAGCCTGCACCTCAGCCGGGACTGGCTGTCGCGCCAGCTCGATGGCATTGCCTCGGCCGGTCTCAGCCGCCTGCGGCTGAGCCACGCGCGCAACCAGGCGTGGCAGCCGCCTGCGCCGCTGCTGCGGCGAGCTGCTGCCTTGTTCGGGACGGAAGCGGCGGAGCCGCCTCTGCTGGCCAGCCTGCAGCGCGAGAGTTTTGCGCTGGAGGTCGCAGCCAGCGTTGTCCGTTCCGTGGTCGCCGAGCGCGACGCACCTGGCCCCAGCACGCATCTGCGGCGTTGCGTGGACCAGTTGCAGCAGTGGCTGCAGAGCGGCGAGGCCGATGGCCTGACCATCAACCAGATGGCGCGCAGGCTGGGGACCAACGCCGTCGACCTGCAAAGCACCTTCCAGCAGCTGCACGGCAGCAGCATCGCGGCCTGGCTGCGTGCACTGCGCCTGCAACGGGCACACGATGCGCTGCTGCAGCGGCGGGTATCGGTGGACGTGGCGGCCAGCCTTGCCGGGTACGCCCATACCAGCAGCTTCAGTGCCGCGTTCAAGCGGCAGTTCGGACGGTCGCCCTCCCGCATCCGCTAGCCGCGTGCACGCCCTGCGTGCCAGCCCTGAACCTGACCGCGCGACGCAGGTTCCGCTTAAACCTTTTCCGCGCCCACTGCATCCGATCCTCGACGCCCGCCGGAATTCCGCATGTTCCGCCCAACGCTTCGAGTCGTGCTCATGCTCATCAGCGCCCTGCCGTTCGCCGCCCTGTCCTTGCCCGCCCCGCCCTTGCCGGCCGTGTCCGCCAGCCAGGACCAGGCCAACGACCAGACCCGCCGCCTGATCCGGCAGATCATGCGCGATGAGCGCATTCCCGGGCTGCAGATCGCAGTGGTCAAGGACGGCCAGATCGTGTTGTCCGAAGCCTACGGGCTGGCCAACGTAGAAAACGGCGTGCTCGCCTCGCGTGACACCCGCTTCCCGCTCAACTCCGCCACCAAGGCTTTTACCGGGGTGGCCATCGCACAACTGGCAGAACAGGGGCGATTGGATCTGGACGCGCCGGCCTCGCGCTACCTGGATGATCTTCCTGCTGCATGGAAGGACGTGCGCCTGCGCCAGCTGCTGGCCCACACCTCCGGCCTTCCGGACATCCTCGATGCGAAGGGACTGCTGGGTGGTGGTTCCGAAGCGCAGGCATGGACGGAGGTAACTGCGCGACCAGTCGAAGCCGCACCCGGGCAGCGCTTTGCCTACAACCAGACCAACTACGTGCTGCTGGCGCGGATCATCGCGCGGCAATCAGGCATGCCCTACGAGCGGTTCCTCGCCACCGCCCAGTTCAGCAGTGCACGCATGGCGCGCACCACCTTCGGTGACAGCTACGACCTGATTCCGGATGCCGCGACGATGTACAGCCTGGCGCCGCGCGCGACCGATGCGGCCGACACGCCACCACGTCTGTCGCACTGGTTCTACGACATACCGCCCTCACTGTGGGCCGGCGGCGGCATCCTCACCACCGCCGACGACACCGCACGCTGGCTGGTCGCGTTGACCGAAGGCCGCCTGCTGGGTGACGCCGCGCGTGCACGCATGTGGTCGGCCGAGCGCCTGGCCGACGGCCGCGCTGGTCCGTGGGCGGGCGGCTGGCCAGTGCTGCAGGCAGCGCCCGACCTGCAGGTGGCCGGCATCGGCGGCGCGCGCTCGGCGTTCGTGGTTTATCCCGGGCGCGGCGTGGCGGTGGTGGTGCTGACCAACCTGGTCGGCGCCAATCCGCAGCGCTTCATTCCACGTATCGCCGACTTCCATGCCAGTGCTGCCTCAGCGGCCGATGACAAAGCGGTCGCCCGTGCATGGCAGCAACGGTCCATCGTTGCACGGCCATAGCGCTGCAGGGAGGGTCTGCGTCACCTCGAAATGATCCTGGTTCCAGCGCAGGAATCCGGCGTGCACGGCGTTGCCATGGTCGAAGGTGCGTGCATCCTCGCCCAGCGGCTGTTCTGGATCAGCTTCGAGCACCCAGCGCAGCACCGGCACCTTGTCCAGCTGCCCGGTGAAAGCAAACAGTTCACCCGCGCCCTTGTCCTGGTAGGCCGCCAATGCCGTGGCATCCGGCAGGCTGGCCTGCGCCAGCAGTGCGTCGGTGACGTCCTGCAGCGGTCCGGTTCCCTCAGCGATATAGGCACGCATGCCGGTGGTGATGGCCGGGCAGCCCTTCAACTGCACCAGATAGCCGGTTTTCCCGCCACCGCCGGAGAACGAGCGCAACCAGTAGCGGAAGCGCGGTCCACTCTGGTCGGTCACCATGACGTCGGCCCCGCCCTGCTGCCCTGGAATCGAAACCACCAGCGCGTCGTGCGCGCCGGCGACGTCGCACTTCAACTGCTGCAGTACTCGAAGGGCGGGCTCGGGCAGCGCGCCGTGACGGCCTCCGGCATGCGCGCTGCCGGATGCTTCCGGCAACCCGGGCAGGCCACGATCAGGCGAAGAAGGTTGCACGGTTGGCGCCGCTGCGGGCGTGGCAACTGGGGCTGCAGCGGTGCGCTCCCCCGCGGGCGCACAGGCGCTGCAGGCCAGCAGCAACACCAACGGCAGACCGGACATCAATGGTAAACGGACCATCGATCAGCGCCCTCCCATTGCCGGCGCTTCCTGCTGCTGTGCAGCCGCAGGCGCCGGTGCCCCCTGTTCGCGCGCTTGCTGCTGCAGCTGGCGCAGGCTGGTTTCCACCGCAGTCTCGCGCACCTCGGCCGCATTGACACCTGCGCGCACTGCCGCGGGATCGCCCGGACTGCCCTGCACCAGGAAAAGTGTCTCGCCCGCAGCGCGGCCACCACTGGGATTGCTGGCCACGATCTGGTCGACCCGGGTGATGCCCGCGGCCTTCGCTTCGCGCAGCATCACCAGACTGTATTCATCGGCGTGCTCGGCGTAGCGTCCGCCCAAGGCCTGCAGGTGCGTGCTGATCTGCTGCTGCAGGGCATGGTCGCGATGCTGCGGCTGCCGGGGATCGTCGTTGGCCGCGAGCGGCGCGTCCTGTCCCAGCTCGCGCGACTGGCCCGGCGCAACCGAGGTCAGGACATACTGCCAACGGTTCTGCCCAGAGGTGCCGCGTACCGTCGCCACGAAGTCGTCGTACTCGCCGCCGCCGATGGTCTGGCAGCCCGCCGAATCGGTGTTGGACCGGCTGCCACGATGGATCTTGAAGGTGTCGTTGAGGTCCTGCACGCCCTGGGTATCGCGGGCATCGAACCAGCCATCACCATTGCTGTCGCGCTTCACCCGGCCAGCGCCGGCGGTGATGGCCGCCTGCGAAGGGCGCAACGCGAACTCATCGGGATGGCCGTTGCGCGGATGGGTGGTCGCGCGCATCTCGGTGGTGCCTTCGCCCAACCGTCCAAGATCCTTGACCCGGTCGCCGTTGACGTCCTCGCCCTCGGTCTTGGTGCGCGGTGCCACGTTGCCGAAGCCGGGGCTGCGTGGCGTGGTCTTGGCGTGACCGTCGTACTGGGCCGTCGGCTCTGTCGTGGCCTGGTTGAACTCGCGTACATGGCCGTGGCCCTGCGCATCCTTCCACAGCACCACGATGCGGTCGTCGTAGACACCACGCCCGCGCGCCTCGGTGGTGCGGTTCTCATCACGCAACCCCAGCACCACGCGATCCTGGGTGGCCATCGCATCGTTCGCCGCAGCGTTGCCGCGCTGGGCCACGATGCTGCCATACACGTCGTACTGCTGGGCCTGGCTCAGGCCCGCGGTCTCTGCTGCATCGGGCATGCGCGGAGGGCGCGTCGCCTCACCCAGGCGCTCCAGCATCGGGTTGACCGTGGCCGCATCCGCAGCGGATACGCCACCGCTCCGTCGCAGCGCCTCAAGCTCGGTGGCACCCCGCGCCGCGATGTAGCGATCCAGCGATTCCTGCACCACCGCACTCTGGCCGTTGTGAAGGGCCTCCAGGCGCGCGGCCGCGCCACGGGCGTCGTTCTGCCGCAACAGGGCGACGACTTCATCGGCCGCTGCGTTGATATCCATCTCCGGCATGATCTTTCCTTGAACGTGATCGGTGTGGGCGTCCAGCCTACCCCACCACACCGGCGCAGCCCTTGACACACGCCACACACCTGCGCAAAGCCCCATTCAGCAGATCCCACGCAACAGGGTTGTTCAGCCTCGCGGCCCACCCATCACCGGCAGGATCACCCCGCTGATGTAGCTGGCACAGACCGGCGAGGCCAGGAATACGTAGGCCGGCGACAGTTCTTCGGGTTGTGCGGGCCGGCCCATGTCACTGTCCTTGCCGAATTCAGCGACGTCCTGCGCCGCCTTGTCGGCGGGGTTCAACGGCGTCCACACCGGCCCAGGCGCCACGCAGTTGACGCGGATTCCGCGCGGCAGCAGCTGGCTGGCCAGCGCCTTGGTGAACGCATGGATCGCGCCCTTGGTGGCCGAGTAGTCGATCAGCGCCTTGCTGCCAAAAATGCCGGTTTCCGAACCGGTGTTGATGATGCTGGCGCCCTCGCCAAGATGCGGCAGCACCGCGCGCGCCATCTGGATGTAACCACCGATGTTGGTCTGCAGTGTTTCCTGCAGGTGCGCGTCTTCAAGGTCTTCCAGCCGCTCGCAATGCAGCTGGAACGCGGCGTTGTTGACCAGGATGTCGATGCCGCCGAACGCCTTGGCTACCTGCTTGACCGCCTTGTTGCAGAAGCGCGGATCACGCACATCACCGGCGATCACCACGCAGCGGCCGCCTTCGCGCTCCACGTGCTGGCGGGTGATGTCCGCGTCCTCGGCCTCGTCCAGGTGCAGTACCGCCACATCCGCGCCTTCGCGTGCGAACAGCACCGCCACCGCACGGCCGATGCCGGAATCGCCGCCAGTGATGATCGCGCGCATGCCCTGCAGCTTGCCGCTGCCGGTGTAATCGGGTGCGAGGAAACGCGGCGCCAGCTCCAGTTCGTGTTCATGCCCGGGCTTGGCCAGCTGCTGCGCCGGCATCGCCTCCGGCTGACGGCGTGCGCCTGCCTGGGTCGCAGTCTTCCTTGTGGCCTTCTTTGCCGCGCGCACATCCTTGGCCTTTTCCTGGTCCTGCAGGCGCCGCTGCCGGGCGGCGACGCGCGCTGCCCGTGGATCGCTGGCGGCCGCCTGGCGCGTTGCGGTCTTCACCACCCGCGGTCGAGCGGGGTCGGCTGCGGTCTTCGTCGCAGTGCTGCCTTTGCGCACCTTGGGCGAGGCTTTGCGGCGGACGGGGGTTTTCCTGGTGGTGGCCATGCAGGTCTCCTCGGAGTGGAAGGGGGTTGCCGGCCAGCGGCCGGCACTACCGGGCGCATGCGCCGCAGTACCGGGGGCGGCATCCGCCGCGCCTGCAGTGTCTCTGCCTATGCTGTTGGTGGCAGTGAGCGCACCGTGCCCACGATGTGCACGGTATTCATTCCGCCACCACGTGCGCCGTCGCACGCTGCACGCAACCACACAAGGAACGCCTCCATGAAACATGCCATCACCACCGCCGCCGTCTGCTTTGCCCTCGCGGCCTGCAGCAGCACACCCATGGCCCAGGTGCAGCCGATCGACGGCGTGATTTCCGGGCAGTGCCACAGCGACATGGTGCGCGGCGCACTCGGCCTGGCCGCTTCGGACGCCACCGTGGCGCGGGCACGCGTGGACAGCGACAGCCTGCACGTGCGGGTGCTGCGCCACGACGGCCCGCGGGTGCCACCGGCCCACGAAGGCGGCGACCGCCTGACCATCGAGAAGGGCCGCACCAACAACATCACCGCGATCTACTGCGGCTGAGCCTGCGCGCCCTGCGCAGCACGCGCAGGGTGGCCTGTTCCCACTGGCGCGGCCCGCGCAGGCCGGCCAGCTTGGCCAGTTCGCCGCGCTCCCAGCCGGCGAACACGCACGGGTCGATGTAGGCCTTGCGGCATACCGCAGGCGTGTTGCCCAGCAGCGCTGCCACCTCGCACACCACCGCACGCTGTGCCTGCGCCAGCGCGCGCTGGCTGGCCGGTTCCGGCAGCTCGGTGGCGGCAAACGCCTGCACCGCCGCCACGGTGCCGCCCCAGGTGCGGAAATCCTTGGCGGTGAAGTCCTCGC is a genomic window containing:
- a CDS encoding XVIPCD domain-containing protein: MPEMDINAAADEVVALLRQNDARGAAARLEALHNGQSAVVQESLDRYIAARGATELEALRRSGGVSAADAATVNPMLERLGEATRPPRMPDAAETAGLSQAQQYDVYGSIVAQRGNAAANDAMATQDRVVLGLRDENRTTEARGRGVYDDRIVVLWKDAQGHGHVREFNQATTEPTAQYDGHAKTTPRSPGFGNVAPRTKTEGEDVNGDRVKDLGRLGEGTTEMRATTHPRNGHPDEFALRPSQAAITAGAGRVKRDSNGDGWFDARDTQGVQDLNDTFKIHRGSRSNTDSAGCQTIGGGEYDDFVATVRGTSGQNRWQYVLTSVAPGQSRELGQDAPLAANDDPRQPQHRDHALQQQISTHLQALGGRYAEHADEYSLVMLREAKAAGITRVDQIVASNPSGGRAAGETLFLVQGSPGDPAAVRAGVNAAEVRETAVETSLRQLQQQAREQGAPAPAAAQQQEAPAMGGR
- a CDS encoding SDR family oxidoreductase; this translates as MATTRKTPVRRKASPKVRKGSTATKTAADPARPRVVKTATRQAAASDPRAARVAARQRRLQDQEKAKDVRAAKKATRKTATQAGARRQPEAMPAQQLAKPGHEHELELAPRFLAPDYTGSGKLQGMRAIITGGDSGIGRAVAVLFAREGADVAVLHLDEAEDADITRQHVEREGGRCVVIAGDVRDPRFCNKAVKQVAKAFGGIDILVNNAAFQLHCERLEDLEDAHLQETLQTNIGGYIQMARAVLPHLGEGASIINTGSETGIFGSKALIDYSATKGAIHAFTKALASQLLPRGIRVNCVAPGPVWTPLNPADKAAQDVAEFGKDSDMGRPAQPEELSPAYVFLASPVCASYISGVILPVMGGPRG